In a genomic window of Amycolatopsis japonica:
- a CDS encoding ABC transporter permease, with translation MTATLERPAVVSGPAHGLVGTWQLTRLALRRDRIVLPIWIVLLGIMPSTSSGTFETLYPTAAERAGLTASMGANPSLSLIYGPAFDLSTAGGFTAWRLGGFLALVVGLMAVFTVTRHTRAEEDSGRAELLASAVVGRYALLTAGVLVSAGASVLIGLVETGLMIGAKLPVEGSLALGAATAVTGLVFTAVAAVAVQVAEYSRTANGIGATAVGVAFLLRAVGDSTSDAGWVSWLSPIGWAQRIRPFADERWWVLLLPLAATVVVGAIGYALLPRRDVGTGIIPPRPGPAEAAASLRSPFALAWRLHRGPLIGWLIGTAVCAAVFGSVASGIGDVVGESQQAKEIFQRLGGTDGLIDAFMAAMTGLFAMVIALYGVQAALRLRAEETAVRVEPLLATGVGRMRLLGSHLVFAFGGTALMMVVSGVLLGLSNGMRSGGVGDAVGDMVVASLAQLPAVWVITGLAVTLFGLTPKFTTAAWAIAGLALLLSLFGPVLNLPQAIVDASPFSHVPKLPAAEFTATPLVWLTGVAVVALVAGLMGWRRRDVG, from the coding sequence ATGACCGCGACGCTGGAGCGCCCGGCCGTCGTTTCCGGGCCGGCGCACGGACTGGTCGGCACGTGGCAGCTGACCAGGCTGGCGCTGCGGCGGGACCGGATCGTCCTGCCGATCTGGATCGTCCTGCTCGGGATCATGCCCTCGACGTCGTCGGGCACGTTCGAAACCCTGTACCCGACGGCCGCCGAACGGGCCGGGCTCACCGCGAGCATGGGCGCGAACCCGTCCCTTTCGCTGATCTACGGCCCGGCCTTCGACCTCTCGACCGCGGGCGGGTTCACCGCGTGGCGGCTCGGCGGTTTCCTCGCCCTGGTCGTCGGGCTGATGGCGGTCTTCACCGTCACCCGCCACACCAGGGCCGAGGAGGACTCGGGCCGCGCGGAACTGCTGGCCTCCGCGGTGGTCGGCCGGTACGCCCTGCTGACCGCGGGTGTGCTGGTGTCCGCCGGGGCGAGTGTCCTCATCGGACTCGTCGAGACCGGGCTGATGATCGGCGCGAAGCTGCCCGTCGAAGGCTCGCTCGCGCTCGGCGCCGCCACCGCGGTGACCGGTCTGGTCTTCACGGCGGTCGCCGCGGTCGCCGTCCAGGTGGCCGAGTATTCGCGGACGGCCAACGGGATCGGCGCCACCGCCGTCGGGGTAGCGTTCCTGCTGCGCGCCGTCGGCGACTCGACCTCCGACGCGGGCTGGGTCTCGTGGCTTTCCCCGATCGGGTGGGCGCAGCGGATCCGGCCGTTCGCCGACGAACGGTGGTGGGTGCTCCTGCTGCCGCTGGCCGCGACCGTGGTCGTCGGCGCGATCGGTTACGCGCTCCTTCCGCGCCGCGACGTCGGCACCGGCATCATCCCGCCGCGTCCCGGGCCCGCCGAAGCCGCGGCGTCGCTGCGGAGCCCGTTCGCGCTGGCGTGGCGGCTGCACCGGGGTCCGTTGATCGGCTGGCTGATCGGCACGGCGGTCTGCGCCGCGGTGTTCGGCTCGGTCGCGAGCGGCATCGGCGACGTCGTCGGGGAAAGCCAGCAGGCGAAGGAGATCTTCCAGCGCCTCGGCGGCACGGACGGGTTGATCGACGCCTTCATGGCGGCGATGACCGGACTGTTCGCCATGGTCATCGCGCTCTACGGGGTGCAGGCCGCGTTGCGGCTGCGTGCCGAGGAGACCGCGGTACGGGTCGAGCCGCTGCTCGCGACGGGCGTGGGCAGGATGCGGCTGCTGGGGAGCCATCTCGTGTTCGCGTTCGGCGGCACGGCGCTGATGATGGTCGTCAGCGGTGTCCTCTTGGGACTGTCGAACGGGATGCGGTCCGGCGGTGTCGGCGACGCGGTCGGCGACATGGTCGTCGCGTCGCTCGCGCAGCTTCCGGCGGTGTGGGTGATCACCGGGCTCGCCGTGACGCTCTTCGGCCTGACGCCGAAGTTCACGACGGCGGCGTGGGCGATCGCGGGGCTGGCGTTGCTGCTCAGCCTGTTCGGCCCGGTGCTGAACCTGCCACAGGCGATCGTGGACGCCTCACCGTTCTCGCACGTTCCGAAGCTGCCCGCCGCGGAGTTCACCGCGACACCGCTGGTCTGGCTGACCGGGGTCGCCGTGGTCGCGCTCGTGGCCGGGCTCATGGGCTGGCGGCGTCGCGACGTCGGCTAG
- a CDS encoding ABC transporter ATP-binding protein — MENAISISGLHKSFGRTKALDGLDLRVPVGEVHGFLGPNGAGKSTTVRVLLGLLHADSGDVRLLGGDPWKDAASLHRRLAYVPGDVNLWPNLSGGEVIDLLGRLRGGLDQRRRKDLVERFDLDPKKKGRTYSKGNRQKVAIVAALASHVDLLILDEPTSGLDPLMEATFQYAIQEEREQGRTVLLSSHILAEVEALCDKVSIIRNGRTVETGTLAELRHLTRTSISAELAGPPNGLTKLQNIHDLKVEGNRVRFDVETRSLDEALRQLTQVGVRSLTSQPPTLEELFLRHYTTEASAK, encoded by the coding sequence ATGGAAAACGCCATCTCCATCTCCGGCCTCCACAAATCCTTCGGCCGGACCAAGGCTTTGGACGGCCTTGACCTGCGGGTACCCGTTGGGGAGGTGCACGGCTTCCTCGGCCCGAACGGCGCGGGGAAGTCGACCACCGTCCGGGTCCTGCTCGGTCTGCTCCACGCGGACTCGGGCGACGTCCGCCTGCTCGGCGGCGACCCATGGAAGGACGCGGCGAGCCTGCACCGGCGCCTCGCCTACGTCCCCGGTGACGTGAACCTCTGGCCCAACCTCTCCGGCGGCGAGGTGATCGATCTGCTGGGGCGCCTGCGGGGCGGGCTCGATCAGCGCCGCCGCAAGGACCTCGTCGAACGCTTCGACCTCGACCCCAAGAAGAAGGGGCGCACCTACTCCAAGGGCAACCGGCAGAAGGTCGCGATCGTGGCCGCGCTGGCCTCGCACGTGGACCTGCTGATCCTCGACGAGCCGACCTCCGGCCTCGACCCGCTGATGGAGGCCACCTTCCAGTACGCGATCCAGGAGGAGCGCGAGCAGGGCCGCACGGTGCTGCTGTCGAGCCACATCCTGGCCGAGGTCGAGGCGCTCTGCGACAAGGTCAGCATCATCCGCAACGGGCGCACCGTCGAGACCGGCACGCTCGCCGAGCTCCGGCACCTCACCAGGACGTCGATCTCGGCCGAACTGGCCGGTCCGCCGAACGGGCTGACCAAACTCCAGAACATCCACGACCTCAAGGTCGAGGGCAACCGGGTCCGCTTCGACGTCGAAACCCGCTCCCTCGACGAAGCGCTGCGGCAGCTCACCCAGGTCGGCGTCCGCAGCCTGACCAGCCAGCCGCCGACGCTGGAGGAGCTGTTCCTCCGCCACTACACCACCGAAGCGAGCGCGAAATGA
- a CDS encoding GbsR/MarR family transcriptional regulator, which translates to MTTTPESASSTQRDEDAVRRYVEHLGLTLSQIGMQRMPARVFAALMTTDAGRLTAAELADQLSVSPAAISGAVRYLEQIGLVAKEREPGSRRDHYRLFDDLWYATFMKRDRMITMWRDAADEGVSALGSDTPAGERVAEMRDFLSFMIKELNDMYAKWHEMRAEKGK; encoded by the coding sequence ATGACGACGACGCCTGAGAGTGCTTCGAGCACGCAGAGAGACGAGGACGCCGTCCGCCGTTACGTGGAGCACCTGGGCCTCACGCTTTCCCAGATCGGGATGCAGCGGATGCCCGCCAGGGTGTTCGCCGCGTTGATGACCACCGACGCCGGCCGGCTCACCGCGGCCGAGCTGGCCGACCAGCTCTCGGTGAGCCCCGCCGCGATCTCGGGGGCCGTGCGGTACCTGGAGCAGATCGGGCTGGTCGCCAAGGAACGCGAGCCAGGCTCGCGCCGCGACCACTACCGGCTCTTCGACGACCTCTGGTACGCCACCTTCATGAAACGCGACCGCATGATCACCATGTGGCGCGACGCGGCCGACGAGGGCGTTTCGGCGCTGGGGTCGGACACGCCGGCGGGCGAGCGGGTCGCCGAGATGCGCGACTTCCTGAGCTTCATGATCAAGGAGCTCAACGACATGTACGCGAAGTGGCACGAGATGCGGGCCGAAAAGGGCAAGTAG
- a CDS encoding TetR/AcrR family transcriptional regulator: MGSREEIVAAAAKVMREQGYAHATTKAIAQAAGYSEALLYKHFKDKTEIFTSVLTERLPALGSTLDELMDTAGTSSDTPLAANLARLARITLSFYLESFPIAVSLFSSRELLATHRERVLSRDRGPDVPLVRVAEYLKEEARLGRIREDADLDAAASLLLGACFQYAFLASFEDREPSPKELDEWAERLAATLLVAVAS; this comes from the coding sequence ATGGGAAGCCGCGAGGAGATCGTCGCCGCGGCGGCGAAGGTGATGCGCGAGCAGGGCTACGCGCATGCCACGACGAAGGCCATCGCGCAGGCGGCGGGCTACTCCGAGGCGTTGCTGTACAAGCACTTCAAGGACAAGACCGAGATCTTCACGAGCGTGCTCACCGAGCGACTGCCCGCGCTCGGGTCGACCTTGGACGAGCTGATGGACACCGCTGGGACGTCTTCGGACACCCCGCTCGCGGCGAACCTCGCCCGGCTGGCGCGGATCACACTGTCGTTCTACCTGGAGAGCTTCCCGATCGCGGTGTCGCTGTTCTCTTCACGGGAGTTGCTCGCGACCCACCGGGAACGGGTCCTGAGCAGGGACCGCGGACCGGACGTCCCGCTCGTGCGTGTCGCCGAGTACCTGAAGGAAGAGGCCCGGCTCGGCAGGATCCGCGAGGACGCGGATCTGGACGCGGCGGCGTCACTGCTGCTCGGGGCGTGTTTCCAGTACGCGTTCCTGGCGTCCTTCGAGGACCGCGAACCGTCCCCGAAGGAGCTGGACGAGTGGGCGGAACGGCTGGCGGCGACGCTCCTGGTCGCGGTGGCCTCGTGA
- a CDS encoding NAD(P)-dependent oxidoreductase, with product MKLTVLGATGGVGSEVVKQALAAGHHVTAVVRDPSRLDVEGDLLEVVVAQLSEHGALTEAVSGRDVVISALGARDRNPTTIVTDGARAAVAALGSAGVRRLLLVSASGPFVDGDTFFTRNVVKPILGRILRHAFTDMIGAERIVRGSDLDWTIVRPPRLLNGPHTGEIAARTDGNVRGSYSINRADVADYLLRAAADDSLVRQTVSIAHG from the coding sequence ATGAAGCTCACTGTTCTCGGTGCCACGGGCGGGGTCGGTTCCGAAGTCGTCAAGCAGGCGCTGGCCGCGGGCCACCACGTCACCGCGGTCGTCCGTGACCCGTCCCGGCTGGACGTCGAAGGAGACCTGCTGGAAGTGGTCGTCGCGCAGCTGTCCGAGCACGGCGCGCTGACCGAGGCGGTGTCCGGACGCGACGTGGTGATCTCCGCCCTCGGCGCCCGCGACCGCAACCCGACGACCATCGTCACCGACGGGGCCCGCGCCGCCGTCGCCGCGCTCGGCTCGGCGGGTGTCCGGCGGCTGCTGCTGGTGAGCGCCAGCGGTCCGTTCGTCGACGGCGACACCTTCTTCACCAGGAACGTCGTCAAGCCGATCCTGGGCAGGATCCTCCGGCACGCGTTCACGGACATGATCGGCGCCGAGCGGATCGTGCGCGGGAGCGACCTCGACTGGACGATCGTGCGTCCGCCGCGTCTGCTGAACGGGCCGCACACCGGCGAGATCGCCGCCCGCACCGACGGCAACGTCCGCGGGAGCTACAGCATCAACCGCGCCGACGTCGCCGATTACCTGCTCCGCGCGGCCGCGGACGACTCGCTCGTCCGCCAGACGGTCTCGATCGCCCACGGCTGA
- a CDS encoding SGNH/GDSL hydrolase family protein yields the protein MISRAVVLAPILLAQAVRVRRTTPRLPGAAGPVTGLVVGDGDPVRLAVLGESTVDGVGAATHAEALTGRLAEELARDGRAVAWQALGRTGANARVVREDLLPLLEPADLVVIALGVNDTIELHSATRYRRDLLDLIVELRRRVGRVPVVLAGVPPMGRFPSLPRPLRDVLGARSAVLDAAAARLALLPGVVHVPMPAAMLDPATFAEDRFHPGPEGYRRWAGQLADVSRRLLSDTFSG from the coding sequence GTGATCAGCCGTGCGGTGGTGCTCGCCCCGATCCTGCTCGCGCAAGCCGTCCGGGTGCGCCGTACGACGCCCAGGTTGCCCGGTGCCGCGGGGCCGGTCACCGGCCTGGTGGTCGGCGACGGCGACCCGGTGCGGCTCGCGGTGCTCGGCGAGTCCACTGTGGACGGGGTCGGCGCGGCCACGCACGCCGAGGCGCTGACCGGACGGCTCGCGGAGGAACTCGCGCGGGACGGCCGCGCGGTCGCCTGGCAGGCACTCGGCCGGACCGGCGCCAACGCCCGCGTGGTGCGCGAGGACCTGCTGCCGCTGCTCGAACCCGCCGACCTCGTCGTGATCGCGCTCGGCGTCAACGACACGATCGAACTGCATTCGGCCACGCGCTACCGGCGTGACCTGCTCGACCTGATCGTCGAACTGCGACGTCGCGTGGGACGGGTCCCGGTGGTGCTGGCCGGCGTGCCGCCCATGGGCCGGTTCCCCTCGCTGCCGCGCCCGCTGCGGGACGTCCTCGGCGCGCGGTCGGCCGTCCTCGACGCCGCGGCCGCCCGGCTGGCCCTGCTGCCCGGCGTCGTCCACGTCCCGATGCCTGCCGCGATGCTGGACCCCGCGACCTTCGCCGAGGACCGTTTCCACCCCGGTCCCGAGGGCTATCGGCGCTGGGCCGGGCAACTCGCGGACGTGAGCCGTCGGCTACTCAGCGACACCTTTTCGGGCTAA
- a CDS encoding RNA polymerase sigma factor, whose translation MTDVQTTEVDPPWEGLTGADLHAACMRAARAGDRQAMDRLVHELTPLVWHVARANGLDRLTAEDVVQTVWLALFSQLEKLRDPKALAAWLITTTRREAQHPFGRRAQPVPLTDELAESMESTHPAPEEEAVRADRDRRVWRAFLRLPHRCQQLLRLTVLAGRAEYQLVAEALRMPRGSVGPTRGRCLESMRDLLAHEGGSR comes from the coding sequence GTGACCGACGTGCAAACGACCGAGGTAGACCCGCCATGGGAAGGACTGACCGGTGCCGACCTGCATGCCGCCTGCATGCGCGCGGCGCGGGCCGGTGACCGCCAGGCGATGGACAGACTTGTGCACGAGCTGACCCCGCTCGTGTGGCATGTCGCGCGCGCGAACGGGCTCGATCGCCTGACCGCCGAGGACGTGGTCCAAACGGTGTGGCTCGCGCTCTTCAGCCAGCTCGAAAAACTCCGTGACCCCAAAGCGCTCGCCGCCTGGTTGATCACCACCACCAGGCGCGAGGCCCAGCATCCCTTCGGCCGCCGAGCTCAGCCCGTCCCGCTGACCGACGAGCTGGCCGAAAGCATGGAGAGCACCCATCCGGCCCCCGAAGAGGAAGCCGTCCGCGCCGACCGGGATCGCCGGGTCTGGCGCGCCTTCCTTCGCCTGCCGCACCGCTGTCAGCAGCTTCTTCGGCTGACCGTGCTCGCCGGGCGGGCCGAATACCAACTGGTCGCCGAAGCACTCCGTATGCCGCGCGGAAGTGTCGGCCCGACCAGGGGCCGTTGCCTCGAATCGATGCGCGACCTGCTGGCCCACGAAGGGGGAAGCCGATGA
- a CDS encoding CHAT domain-containing protein, with protein sequence MRVPAQPSVVDAVVESAADLHRRARVAASDHGPGAAIRLLQSGLSRLGRVDTDSPERLEIRVRILVSLAAAEAEITSQEDGFVRLDEAERTRLRLPSGEARRELGFIVVLQRALVMMRVGRLDESLALYNAVIPQLVAEADRHSLLVTKTLMNRAWLQLQKTNPVDAHRDLADALDLAVEHGHRMLEGKIRHNLGDHAQLLGDIPEALRHYEQAASIFVTDGPGSLPLVRLDQAKALLTAGLAEEAARHLDEAIPELRGNGAHHLVAEAEVARAGAAILEGDHVLAKKLATSARRSFLRRGNGRWAEIAELTRLRADAVKVLADREKKPPAKLPERLAELAIRLAGLGLRDEAGAARMFAVRLLIRRGETAAAQALLAQVPKPRQTTPIDHRMQLRLCRAELAVASHRPRSALAQARAGLAELGQIRDRMGGLDLVCGTAAHGEELGKLALTLVLKKARRSGAGAKSLFAWLERTRAQVYRYEPLPVIEDPALARHINEMRHVQGTIQARRLSGEPVGQLEERYDRLQREATRLGWYTSQWGRPRPVSAPEEVVERLGDRVLVSLMGYRDTLYAVVVDRGRFRLLKLGPLGEIVETARQLHADLDALAPDNLPAPLVEVVTGSARRRADKLDRLISASLAKTLENRELIIVPIGSLYALPWGALPSLHGHPVSIAPSATAWVTASGRRNSGPVLLAGGPGVPGSVGEVRNLRAVYPHARLVDGKDATSDTVLSALDGSGMAHLVAHGAHEPANALFSRLELVDGPLYAHETARLAKPPERVVLAACELAMSHIRPGEEALGFAGTLLASGSRTVIGAIARVGDKAAAAAMADLHRRLALGTAPALALAEATAADPLRRPFLCLGAG encoded by the coding sequence GTGCGTGTGCCCGCGCAGCCTTCCGTCGTCGACGCCGTAGTCGAATCGGCGGCCGATCTGCACCGCCGGGCCAGGGTCGCGGCTTCCGACCACGGGCCCGGCGCGGCGATCAGGTTGCTGCAGAGCGGGTTGTCCCGTCTCGGGCGGGTCGACACGGACAGTCCCGAACGGCTGGAGATCCGGGTCCGGATCCTGGTCAGTCTCGCGGCGGCGGAAGCGGAGATCACGTCCCAAGAGGACGGTTTCGTCCGGCTGGACGAGGCGGAGCGGACACGGCTTCGGCTGCCGAGCGGTGAAGCCCGGCGGGAACTGGGTTTCATCGTCGTATTGCAGCGCGCGCTGGTGATGATGCGCGTGGGGCGGCTCGACGAATCGCTCGCGCTCTACAACGCGGTGATCCCCCAGCTCGTCGCCGAGGCGGACAGACACAGTCTCCTGGTTACCAAGACCTTGATGAACCGGGCCTGGCTTCAGCTGCAGAAGACCAACCCCGTCGACGCGCACCGGGACCTCGCCGACGCGCTCGATCTCGCCGTCGAACACGGGCACCGGATGCTGGAAGGGAAGATCCGGCACAACCTGGGAGATCATGCCCAGTTGCTCGGTGACATCCCCGAGGCGCTCCGGCACTACGAGCAGGCCGCCTCGATCTTCGTCACCGACGGGCCCGGTTCGCTGCCGCTGGTCCGGCTCGATCAGGCGAAGGCCCTGCTCACCGCCGGGCTGGCCGAGGAGGCGGCGCGGCATCTCGACGAGGCGATCCCCGAACTTCGCGGCAACGGCGCGCATCATCTCGTCGCCGAAGCCGAGGTCGCGCGGGCCGGAGCGGCCATCCTGGAGGGCGACCACGTTCTCGCGAAGAAGCTCGCGACTTCCGCGCGACGGAGTTTCCTGCGGCGTGGCAACGGCCGGTGGGCGGAGATCGCCGAACTGACCAGGCTCCGCGCGGACGCGGTGAAGGTCTTGGCTGACCGGGAGAAGAAGCCGCCCGCGAAACTGCCGGAGCGGCTGGCCGAACTCGCCATCCGGTTGGCGGGGCTGGGTCTGCGCGACGAAGCGGGCGCGGCGCGGATGTTCGCGGTGCGGCTGCTGATCCGTCGCGGGGAGACGGCCGCCGCCCAGGCGCTGCTGGCGCAGGTGCCGAAACCGCGGCAGACCACGCCGATCGACCACCGGATGCAGCTGCGGTTGTGCCGGGCCGAACTCGCGGTGGCGTCCCATCGGCCGCGTTCGGCGCTCGCGCAGGCGCGGGCCGGGCTGGCGGAACTCGGGCAGATCCGCGACCGCATGGGCGGGCTCGACCTCGTCTGCGGGACGGCGGCGCACGGCGAAGAGCTGGGCAAACTCGCGCTGACGCTGGTGCTCAAGAAGGCGAGGCGCAGCGGCGCCGGCGCGAAGAGCCTGTTCGCGTGGCTGGAACGCACGCGCGCGCAGGTGTACCGCTACGAGCCGCTCCCGGTCATCGAGGATCCCGCGCTCGCCCGGCATATCAACGAAATGCGCCACGTGCAGGGGACGATCCAGGCGCGGCGGCTGTCCGGTGAACCGGTCGGACAGCTCGAGGAGCGCTACGACCGTTTGCAGCGGGAGGCGACGCGGCTCGGCTGGTACACCAGCCAGTGGGGTCGTCCGCGGCCCGTCTCGGCACCCGAAGAGGTGGTCGAGCGGCTCGGCGATCGCGTGCTGGTCAGCCTGATGGGGTATCGAGACACCTTGTACGCGGTGGTCGTCGACCGCGGCCGGTTCCGGCTCCTGAAGCTGGGGCCGTTGGGGGAGATCGTCGAGACCGCGCGGCAGTTGCACGCGGACCTCGACGCGCTGGCGCCGGACAACCTGCCCGCGCCGCTGGTCGAGGTCGTCACCGGTTCCGCGCGGCGCCGGGCGGACAAACTGGACCGGCTGATCTCCGCGTCGCTGGCGAAGACGCTGGAGAACCGTGAGCTGATCATCGTGCCGATCGGTTCGCTGTACGCGTTGCCTTGGGGCGCTTTGCCTTCACTGCACGGACATCCGGTGTCGATCGCGCCGTCGGCGACCGCCTGGGTGACCGCGTCCGGTCGGCGGAACTCCGGCCCGGTGCTGCTCGCCGGTGGGCCGGGGGTGCCGGGTTCGGTCGGTGAGGTGCGGAACCTGCGGGCCGTGTATCCGCACGCCCGGCTGGTCGACGGGAAGGACGCGACCAGCGACACCGTCCTGTCCGCTTTGGACGGTTCCGGCATGGCGCACCTGGTCGCGCACGGCGCGCACGAACCGGCGAACGCGTTGTTCTCGCGGCTGGAACTGGTCGACGGCCCGTTGTACGCGCACGAAACCGCCCGGCTCGCGAAGCCGCCGGAGCGGGTGGTGCTGGCCGCGTGCGAACTCGCGATGAGTCACATCCGGCCCGGCGAGGAGGCGCTCGGTTTCGCCGGAACGTTGCTCGCCAGCGGTTCGCGGACGGTCATCGGCGCGATCGCGCGGGTCGGCGACAAGGCGGCCGCGGCCGCGATGGCCGATCTGCACCGGCGGCTGGCGCTGGGGACCGCGCCCGCTCTGGCGCTCGCGGAAGCGACGGCGGCCGATCCGCTGCGGCGCCCTTTCCTGTGCCTGGGCGCGGGCTGA
- a CDS encoding SRPBCC family protein, translating into MGKTYSFEVNRTSSASPASLFALEADGSRWSEWAKPVVFHSRWAREPGADGVGAVRAVGLWPVYLHEETLEYEQDRKHVYGFAGLALLKDYRAEVSFTPNASGGTDLRWTGRFTEPLPGTGAGIRTALRAVISILATRLVKHAERP; encoded by the coding sequence ATGGGCAAGACGTACTCCTTCGAGGTCAACCGGACGAGCAGCGCCTCGCCCGCTTCGCTGTTCGCGCTGGAGGCCGACGGTTCCCGGTGGTCGGAATGGGCGAAGCCGGTGGTGTTCCACTCGCGCTGGGCGCGGGAACCGGGCGCGGACGGCGTCGGCGCCGTGCGAGCCGTCGGCCTGTGGCCGGTGTATCTCCACGAAGAGACGCTGGAGTACGAACAGGACCGAAAGCACGTCTACGGCTTCGCGGGTCTCGCGCTGCTGAAGGACTATCGCGCCGAAGTCTCGTTCACGCCGAACGCTTCCGGCGGAACGGATCTCCGGTGGACCGGCCGGTTCACCGAACCGCTGCCCGGCACCGGCGCCGGCATCCGCACGGCCCTGCGCGCCGTGATCTCGATCCTGGCCACCCGCCTGGTGAAACACGCCGAACGCCCCTGA